From the Spiroplasma chrysopicola DF-1 genome, one window contains:
- a CDS encoding ABC transporter permease, producing MSKVFKSYLRTYLKQWIESLGLVLFITVLSLVVIGMIASPMQLSTKSNKILNQSNLWNYSLVSAANKFDDEFTYDYFVDNSDQYYLNPILENTDQKGILTDEGYQALLKKDKDPTIIENKLAWGKDLKEVLNLYFNNKNSSTNIFNGTKNLTASEMLNSEYQRIIANYYNDASFYVNKNILDLQKDKFAFAVDLEFYYEGYQKQGDLTPSAYYYLTSKTEHINSQSKSWINNLVMVEGTNKLDANSLVITDKFARDNAINIDQKLDFYALGTLLPELKTATISGFGSKADTLSQSSYFSFTGDPKKYGAIFVNDSILEDLYNKVWLGNKPQNFVFGLNQKVKFLNNSSYVDFRNIFSKKTDSDFSIYKKNQNVLTPFSSIKSISTLNSMNITVTVYIILGAGLSLLAFIFISFVMKKEMNKTRRQIGIFKALGYRTSELSWIFTVKTLITILLGILLGYLCSIPLQIYMYGQFQGMVTFSYNQVYAGISFMLVLFLVIPLLFTIASYISTFIYIKEPILSLVNNVGKSQKLIRQGLISRSLAKRGKGFTWRLQLAFTSRNKGKFALVIILFFFSSLMLILMLGATGVANSIIGGIFNTMNPKVDHVYTFNNFPKVNGTDDKGKLTVSDEQYNTYQFEYKTYQTIDDITKENSSADKFHEGVLAASSIKEYLALLNTYKVKDQNTGLKQYIYLSDLKTIFSALQEAGPNGIQTGDDSFNGPVLMELAANAMMMSDQAQTVVSFNDLWYKPSTETMVYQIEGEITGNLENSGANLVGVFQNDSIGGNYATGYNWTGVSQSTINQIFADQPNNTNTVNGLISYKLALNGNFKVGDQITIKSETQNKVPININIVGVIRNDTVTSNIYTGYNNLFTNIFVPGTLDPSQPEHNFYTGFYSQEKLYNGFIDLKDMATSISQLQFQGNNLSIIANDSKTIWEAITDQNSYVVTGTLMGMMTSQRKSDFSVFPIDVMKATINDVLEKQNNSMILFEVLVALVVLILLVVIVMVVIDEVAPIILTLKAIGYKNAKINFVVIGNYVFGIIIAFIFAWLGSVLIWQMVGIIVYKFFATPLNIPIDFTGPLIALAIVSVILFASWILAMHSIKNRPVTQITE from the coding sequence ATGTCGAAAGTTTTTAAAAGTTATTTAAGGACTTACTTAAAACAATGGATTGAATCATTGGGATTAGTACTTTTTATTACTGTTCTTTCGTTAGTAGTTATTGGAATGATTGCTTCTCCAATGCAGTTATCAACGAAAAGTAATAAAATTTTAAACCAATCCAATCTATGGAATTATAGTTTAGTCAGTGCAGCTAATAAATTTGATGATGAATTTACTTATGATTATTTTGTTGATAATTCAGATCAATATTATTTAAATCCAATTTTAGAAAATACTGATCAAAAAGGCATTTTAACGGATGAGGGATATCAAGCCTTATTAAAAAAAGATAAAGATCCAACAATAATTGAAAACAAATTAGCGTGAGGGAAAGATTTAAAAGAAGTTTTAAATTTATATTTTAACAATAAAAATAGTAGTACAAATATTTTTAATGGTACTAAAAATTTAACAGCGAGTGAAATGTTGAATTCAGAATATCAAAGGATTATTGCTAATTATTATAATGATGCTAGTTTTTATGTTAATAAAAATATTTTAGACCTACAAAAAGATAAATTTGCTTTTGCGGTTGATTTAGAATTTTATTATGAAGGATACCAAAAACAAGGGGACTTAACACCAAGTGCTTATTATTATCTTACTAGTAAAACTGAACATATTAATTCACAATCAAAAAGTTGAATTAATAATTTAGTGATGGTTGAGGGAACTAATAAGCTAGATGCTAATTCGTTAGTTATTACCGATAAATTTGCTCGTGATAATGCAATTAATATTGATCAAAAATTAGACTTTTATGCCTTAGGAACATTGCTACCAGAATTAAAAACAGCAACAATTTCAGGATTTGGAAGTAAGGCTGATACATTATCACAATCTTCATATTTCTCTTTTACAGGAGATCCAAAAAAATATGGGGCAATTTTTGTTAATGACAGCATTTTAGAAGATTTATACAATAAAGTTTGATTAGGGAATAAACCACAAAATTTTGTTTTTGGTTTAAATCAAAAGGTGAAATTTTTAAACAATAGTTCTTATGTTGATTTTAGAAACATCTTTAGTAAAAAAACTGATAGTGATTTTAGTATTTACAAAAAGAATCAAAATGTTTTAACACCATTTAGTTCAATTAAATCAATTTCAACATTGAACTCAATGAACATTACAGTAACAGTTTATATTATTTTAGGGGCCGGGTTATCATTGCTAGCTTTTATCTTTATTAGCTTTGTTATGAAAAAAGAAATGAATAAAACTCGCCGCCAAATCGGAATTTTTAAAGCATTAGGATACCGAACAAGTGAATTATCATGAATTTTTACTGTTAAAACACTAATTACGATTTTGTTAGGAATTTTATTAGGTTATCTATGTTCAATTCCGTTACAAATTTATATGTATGGTCAATTTCAAGGAATGGTTACTTTTAGTTATAACCAAGTTTATGCCGGAATTAGTTTTATGCTAGTACTATTTTTAGTAATTCCATTACTTTTCACAATTGCTTCATATATTTCAACTTTTATTTATATTAAAGAACCAATTTTATCATTGGTAAATAATGTTGGAAAAAGTCAGAAACTAATTCGCCAGGGGTTAATTTCACGTAGTTTAGCAAAACGAGGAAAAGGGTTTACTTGACGTCTACAATTAGCGTTTACATCACGAAACAAAGGGAAATTTGCCTTAGTTATTATCTTATTCTTCTTTTCTTCACTAATGTTAATTTTAATGTTAGGAGCAACAGGAGTCGCCAATTCAATTATTGGGGGAATTTTTAATACAATGAATCCTAAAGTTGATCATGTTTATACTTTTAATAATTTCCCAAAAGTTAATGGGACAGATGACAAAGGAAAACTAACTGTTAGTGATGAACAATATAATACTTATCAATTTGAATATAAAACATACCAAACAATTGATGATATTACAAAAGAAAATAGTAGTGCTGATAAATTCCATGAGGGTGTATTAGCAGCTTCGTCAATCAAAGAATATTTAGCGTTATTAAATACTTATAAAGTTAAAGACCAAAATACAGGGTTAAAACAATATATTTATTTAAGCGATTTAAAAACAATATTTTCTGCTTTACAAGAAGCTGGACCAAATGGTATTCAAACAGGGGATGATAGTTTCAATGGCCCAGTTTTAATGGAATTAGCGGCTAATGCCATGATGATGAGTGATCAAGCTCAAACAGTAGTTTCATTTAATGATTTATGATATAAACCATCAACAGAAACAATGGTTTATCAAATTGAAGGGGAAATTACAGGAAATCTAGAAAATTCTGGGGCTAATTTAGTAGGAGTTTTCCAAAATGATTCAATTGGTGGTAATTATGCAACAGGATATAACTGAACAGGAGTTTCCCAAAGTACGATTAATCAAATTTTTGCGGATCAACCTAATAATACAAATACTGTTAATGGTTTAATTTCTTATAAATTAGCTTTAAATGGAAACTTTAAAGTTGGTGATCAAATTACAATTAAAAGTGAAACACAAAATAAAGTACCAATTAATATTAATATTGTAGGAGTTATTCGTAATGACACAGTAACATCAAATATTTATACTGGTTATAACAATTTATTTACAAACATTTTTGTGCCAGGAACATTAGATCCTAGTCAACCAGAACATAACTTCTATACTGGCTTTTATTCACAAGAAAAACTTTATAATGGTTTTATTGATTTAAAAGATATGGCAACCTCAATTTCACAATTACAGTTTCAAGGAAATAATTTATCGATTATTGCCAATGATAGTAAAACAATTTGAGAAGCCATAACAGATCAAAATAGTTATGTTGTTACGGGAACATTAATGGGAATGATGACAAGTCAACGTAAATCAGATTTCTCAGTCTTTCCAATTGATGTTATGAAAGCAACAATTAATGATGTTCTTGAAAAACAAAATAACTCAATGATATTATTTGAGGTATTAGTAGCGTTAGTTGTTCTAATTCTTTTAGTTGTTATTGTAATGGTAGTAATTGATGAAGTTGCCCCAATTATTTTAACCCTAAAAGCAATTGGATATAAAAATGCTAAAATTAATTTTGTTGTTATTGGGAATTATGTCTTTGGAATTATTATTGCCTTTATTTTCGCTTGATTAGGATCAGTCTTAATTTGACAAATGGTCGGAATTATCGTTTATAAATTCTTTGCGACACCGTTAAACATTCCAATTGACTTTACCGGGCCATTAATTGCCTTAGCAATTGTCTCAGTAATCTTATTCGCATCATGAATTTTAGCAATGCATTCAATTAAAAATCGACCAGTAACACAAATTACTGAATAA
- the dusB gene encoding tRNA dihydrouridine synthase DusB has translation MLKIGNVEIKTPIFLAPMAGVTNEAFRIICHELGAGLVYAEMVSDKAVIQQNQKTLEMIKVNELEHPISMQIFGTDLETFVEAAKYIDKNSDCDIIDINMGCPAPKIAIKSQAGAFLLKHPNRIYEVVKAVVEAVDKPVTVKIRLGWDEDNINCVEVAKLIEKAGAQAIAVHSRTRNQFYSGKADWNWIKRVKESVKIPVIGNGDVFSGEDAARMLAETGCDAVMIARGAQGNPWIFQEINHYLTTQEKMPKPSLAEWRDVIFRHADLLMGLKGERIAASEMRKNLAFYFRGKPAATSYKIRATQINSINELKELVNEYINGYDNYKGEKKDGRP, from the coding sequence ATGTTGAAAATTGGGAATGTTGAAATTAAAACGCCAATCTTTTTAGCACCAATGGCGGGAGTAACAAATGAAGCGTTTAGAATTATTTGTCATGAATTAGGAGCTGGTTTAGTTTATGCCGAAATGGTCAGTGATAAAGCAGTTATCCAACAAAACCAGAAAACACTGGAAATGATTAAAGTTAATGAATTAGAGCACCCAATTTCAATGCAAATTTTTGGGACTGATTTAGAAACATTTGTTGAAGCAGCAAAGTACATCGATAAAAATAGTGATTGTGATATTATTGACATTAATATGGGTTGTCCAGCGCCAAAAATTGCGATTAAATCACAAGCGGGGGCCTTTCTGTTAAAACACCCTAATCGGATTTATGAAGTTGTTAAGGCTGTTGTTGAGGCGGTTGATAAACCAGTAACGGTTAAGATTCGTTTAGGGTGAGATGAAGATAATATTAATTGTGTTGAAGTAGCAAAATTAATTGAAAAAGCAGGGGCTCAGGCAATTGCTGTTCATAGTCGGACAAGAAACCAATTTTATTCTGGTAAAGCAGATTGGAATTGAATTAAACGCGTTAAAGAAAGTGTTAAAATTCCAGTTATTGGTAATGGTGATGTCTTTAGTGGTGAAGATGCTGCCCGAATGTTAGCAGAAACCGGTTGTGATGCAGTAATGATTGCCCGTGGAGCCCAGGGGAATCCGTGAATTTTTCAAGAAATTAACCATTATTTAACAACACAAGAAAAAATGCCAAAACCTAGTTTAGCAGAATGACGCGATGTTATTTTCCGCCATGCTGATTTGTTAATGGGATTAAAAGGAGAGCGAATTGCGGCGAGTGAAATGCGCAAAAACTTAGCATTTTATTTTCGTGGCAAACCAGCGGCAACAAGTTATAAGATTCGCGCAACACAAATAAATAGTATTAATGAATTAAAAGAACTTGTTAATGAATATATAAATGGGTATGATAATTATAAAGGAGAAAAAAAAGATGGAAGGCCGTAA
- the lysS gene encoding lysine--tRNA ligase: MEGRNFSEQEIVRRNKLEKLVKEGIDPFVEAKFERTHTSQELETTFGHFSKEELSNIEKPQLVKIAGRIKTFREAGKASFSTLQDQNGIFQIYVRQDAIGEEAYAKFLELDLGDIIGVEGQMMKTNTGELTVRVNKFILLTKSLRPLPDKYHGISDIEERYRRRYVDLIMSPETKDVFIKRSRIISYMREFFNSKGYLEVETPVLQPIHGGAAAKPFVTHHNTLDMDFYLRVATELPLKRLIVGGFEGVYEIGRLFRNEGMDTRHNPEFTTVEIYIAYQDMSFMMQLTEDTICYIAEKLLNTDEVTYSGQKISFKQPWKRWHMVDAIKEYSGVDFWEKMTFEQAKEIAKKNNIYVEKFHNSVGHIINLFFEEFVENKLVQPTFIYGHPVEVSPLAKANAQDPRFTDRFELFINGREYANAYSELNNPIEQYDRFVKQIEERHQGNDEASELDIDFVEALEYGMPPTGGLGIGIDRLVMLLTGQESIKDVLLFPHMRPRGK, from the coding sequence ATGGAAGGCCGTAATTTTAGTGAACAAGAAATTGTTCGTCGTAATAAATTAGAAAAATTAGTTAAAGAAGGAATAGACCCTTTTGTTGAAGCAAAATTTGAGAGAACGCATACAAGTCAAGAATTAGAAACAACTTTTGGTCATTTTTCAAAAGAAGAATTAAGTAATATTGAAAAGCCCCAATTAGTAAAAATTGCTGGTCGAATTAAAACCTTTCGCGAAGCTGGAAAGGCAAGTTTTTCAACTTTACAAGATCAGAATGGCATTTTTCAAATTTATGTTCGCCAAGATGCAATTGGTGAAGAAGCTTATGCCAAATTTTTAGAATTAGATTTGGGGGACATCATTGGAGTTGAAGGACAAATGATGAAAACTAATACAGGGGAATTAACAGTCCGTGTTAATAAATTTATTTTATTAACAAAAAGTTTACGTCCTTTACCAGATAAATATCATGGAATTAGTGATATTGAAGAAAGATATCGACGAAGATATGTTGATTTAATTATGTCACCAGAAACAAAAGATGTTTTTATTAAAAGAAGTAGAATTATTTCTTATATGCGCGAATTTTTTAATAGCAAAGGATATTTAGAAGTTGAAACACCGGTTTTACAACCAATTCATGGGGGAGCAGCAGCAAAACCATTCGTAACTCATCATAATACTTTAGACATGGATTTCTATTTAAGAGTAGCAACAGAGTTGCCACTGAAAAGATTAATTGTTGGAGGTTTTGAAGGGGTTTATGAAATTGGGCGTTTATTTCGTAATGAAGGAATGGATACTCGTCATAACCCAGAATTTACAACAGTTGAAATTTATATTGCCTATCAAGATATGAGTTTCATGATGCAATTAACCGAAGACACAATTTGTTATATTGCTGAAAAATTATTAAATACAGATGAAGTAACTTATTCAGGTCAAAAAATTAGTTTTAAACAACCATGAAAACGTTGACATATGGTTGATGCGATTAAAGAATATAGTGGTGTTGATTTTTGAGAAAAAATGACTTTTGAACAAGCAAAAGAAATTGCCAAAAAAAATAATATTTATGTTGAAAAATTTCATAATTCAGTTGGTCACATTATCAATTTATTTTTTGAAGAATTTGTTGAAAATAAATTAGTCCAACCAACTTTTATTTACGGTCATCCTGTTGAAGTGTCACCATTAGCAAAAGCAAATGCTCAAGACCCTCGTTTTACTGATCGCTTTGAATTATTTATTAATGGTCGTGAATATGCTAATGCCTATTCTGAATTAAATAATCCAATTGAACAATATGATCGTTTTGTTAAACAAATTGAGGAACGCCATCAAGGAAATGATGAAGCAAGTGAATTAGACATTGATTTTGTTGAAGCATTAGAGTATGGAATGCCCCCAACGGGTGGATTAGGAATTGGAATTGATCGATTGGTAATGTTATTAACAGGACAAGAGTCAATTAAAGATGTTTTATTATTCCCTCATATGCGTCCAAGAGGAAAATAG
- a CDS encoding aspartate--ammonia ligase: MAFKMQIGYSSILNLRDTVTAISDTKNELIKKLKITFKLLEVEPAIICREETGLNDDFRISERPIDFDILPSNLVGEILQTHNKWRRSVIQKYDILKDEGILTVTNPLRRDIVQSINQAVVCSEIGFDILVEEKQLTMHNLEQVVKKLVTVIYQVEDNLLKTHPQLNRKFSEKTNWVDYNELVKSMRLLTYQERIDKYTRENGPVILYGLQDVIKNGSLDLNESFDVVDWELYTKIFVYDFILEKAICVGYCAASVGKEALKKQLAVTKEIIKIRTNYDAKLAKEELPPTITCGIYKTQLDLLLLEKQHIAEVVTSIWEDDFLEYVNKNGIEIL, encoded by the coding sequence ATGGCTTTTAAAATGCAAATAGGTTATAGCTCAATTTTAAATTTGCGTGATACAGTAACAGCAATTAGCGATACCAAAAATGAATTAATTAAAAAGTTAAAAATAACTTTTAAACTATTAGAAGTTGAACCAGCCATCATTTGTCGAGAAGAAACAGGACTAAATGATGATTTTCGTATTTCTGAACGCCCAATTGATTTTGATATTTTGCCAAGTAATTTAGTGGGAGAGATTTTACAAACTCATAATAAATGACGAAGAAGTGTTATTCAGAAATATGATATTTTAAAAGATGAAGGCATTTTAACTGTTACCAATCCACTACGTCGCGATATTGTTCAGTCAATTAATCAGGCAGTTGTTTGTAGTGAAATTGGTTTTGACATTTTAGTTGAAGAAAAACAATTAACAATGCATAATTTAGAACAAGTTGTTAAAAAACTTGTAACAGTAATTTACCAAGTTGAAGATAATTTATTAAAAACTCATCCGCAACTGAATCGCAAGTTTAGTGAAAAAACTAATTGAGTTGATTATAATGAACTAGTTAAATCAATGCGTTTATTAACTTATCAAGAACGGATTGATAAGTATACCCGTGAAAATGGCCCAGTTATTTTATATGGGCTCCAAGATGTTATTAAAAATGGTAGCTTAGATTTAAATGAATCCTTTGATGTTGTTGATTGAGAATTATATACAAAAATCTTTGTTTATGATTTTATTTTGGAAAAAGCAATTTGTGTTGGTTACTGTGCAGCAAGTGTTGGGAAAGAAGCGTTAAAAAAACAATTAGCAGTTACAAAAGAAATTATTAAAATTCGAACAAACTATGATGCGAAATTAGCAAAAGAGGAATTGCCCCCAACAATTACTTGTGGAATTTACAAAACACAGTTAGATTTACTATTGTTAGAAAAACAACATATTGCTGAAGTAGTCACTTCAATTTGAGAAGATGATTTTCTGGAATATGTTAATAAAAACGGAATTGAAATTTTATAA
- a CDS encoding IspD/TarI family cytidylyltransferase — MEKYTVIIPAAGVSQRFKHHEHKLLYRGQQAESVIEKTIKIFLEDPFCLTIIIGVNNLVGQFLQERYSKEEKITLVRGQDNRVDTVLACLQETEIKTELTLVHDGARCFLTRTLRDKMITFFHQNNCQVLIPVLPITDTIRMMKDNKVVKTMVREEYVTVQTPQLFKTTILQTAYQCYEKQKRTLSNVIYDDAYLIELFCPEVEIATIAGEQDNRKITYYEDAKFGKY, encoded by the coding sequence ATGGAAAAGTACACAGTTATTATTCCTGCGGCGGGAGTTAGTCAACGCTTTAAACATCATGAACATAAATTACTTTATCGCGGTCAACAAGCAGAGAGTGTTATTGAGAAAACAATTAAGATCTTTTTAGAAGATCCTTTTTGTCTTACCATTATTATTGGGGTTAATAACCTTGTTGGTCAATTTTTACAAGAGCGCTATTCTAAGGAAGAAAAAATTACATTAGTACGAGGACAAGATAATCGTGTTGATACTGTCTTAGCTTGTTTGCAAGAAACAGAAATCAAAACAGAGTTAACTCTTGTCCATGATGGGGCCCGTTGTTTTTTAACAAGGACATTACGAGATAAAATGATAACTTTTTTTCATCAAAATAATTGTCAGGTCTTAATTCCAGTTTTGCCAATCACTGACACAATTCGGATGATGAAGGATAATAAAGTTGTTAAAACAATGGTCCGAGAAGAATATGTCACAGTCCAAACCCCACAGCTTTTTAAGACAACAATTTTGCAAACAGCTTATCAATGTTATGAAAAACAAAAAAGAACTTTATCAAACGTTATTTATGATGATGCATATTTAATTGAATTATTTTGCCCTGAGGTTGAAATTGCAACAATCGCTGGTGAACAAGACAATCGTAAGATTACATATTATGAAGATGCAAAATTTGGAAAATATTAA
- the rpsF gene encoding 30S ribosomal protein S6, whose translation MRKYEVMYILNPDAADLKGLQTKLHKILEANGGKIEEYGDWGVKDFSYPIKKKTKGYYGVLIVNTTAENIDEFIRISHIEKDVLRTLVINTEKEKNYIQSVVYAKTEVKNDKPERGERKPGGKRFDNRRNDRHDGEAVERTEPKAEPTVAAE comes from the coding sequence GTGCGTAAATATGAAGTAATGTATATTTTAAATCCCGACGCAGCTGATCTAAAAGGATTGCAAACAAAATTGCATAAAATTTTAGAAGCTAACGGCGGAAAAATTGAAGAGTATGGAGACTGAGGCGTAAAAGATTTCTCATATCCAATTAAGAAAAAAACAAAAGGATACTATGGTGTATTAATTGTTAATACAACAGCAGAAAATATTGATGAATTTATTCGTATTAGTCATATTGAAAAAGATGTTTTAAGAACATTAGTAATTAATACTGAAAAAGAAAAAAATTATATTCAATCTGTTGTTTATGCAAAAACAGAAGTTAAAAATGATAAACCAGAACGTGGAGAACGTAAACCTGGGGGAAAAAGATTTGATAACAGACGTAATGACCGTCATGATGGGGAAGCTGTTGAAAGAACAGAACCAAAAGCTGAACCAACAGTAGCAGCAGAATAA
- a CDS encoding single-stranded DNA-binding protein gives MLNRVALVGRLTRDLELKRSVNDKPFVAFTLAVNNNFNDQTAFISCFAWSKVAENMAKYLRKGSLISVDGRLQTRTDNVNGQQMTIMQVVADNVSFLDSRNTNSNVGNVSTDVISTPSNVNFENITYAQPNQNQAAPMEDNGPISFDGDDAILWD, from the coding sequence ATGTTAAATCGTGTTGCATTAGTCGGAAGACTAACAAGAGATTTAGAACTAAAAAGATCAGTTAATGATAAACCCTTTGTAGCATTTACATTAGCGGTTAATAATAATTTCAATGACCAAACAGCTTTTATTTCATGTTTTGCATGAAGTAAAGTAGCAGAAAATATGGCAAAATATTTGCGAAAAGGGTCACTAATTTCTGTTGATGGCCGTTTACAAACAAGAACAGATAATGTTAATGGTCAACAAATGACAATTATGCAAGTAGTTGCTGATAATGTTTCGTTTTTAGATAGCCGTAATACTAATTCAAATGTTGGCAATGTTAGCACAGATGTGATTTCAACACCAAGTAATGTTAATTTTGAGAATATCACTTATGCTCAACCAAATCAAAACCAAGCAGCGCCAATGGAAGACAATGGTCCAATTAGTTTTGATGGTGATGATGCAATTTTATGAGATTAA
- the rpsR gene encoding 30S ribosomal protein S18: MNPKFKRFKKQCYFTKNKITYIDYKDIELLKKFISGNGQILPKRVTGTTAKNQRMLAVAIKRARQVGLLPFVID, encoded by the coding sequence ATGAATCCAAAATTTAAACGTTTTAAAAAACAATGTTATTTTACAAAAAATAAAATTACTTACATTGATTACAAAGATATTGAATTATTAAAAAAATTTATATCAGGTAATGGCCAAATCTTACCAAAAAGAGTAACCGGGACAACTGCAAAAAACCAAAGAATGTTAGCAGTTGCAATTAAACGTGCTCGCCAAGTTGGGTTATTACCATTTGTAATTGACTAG
- a CDS encoding ABC transporter permease: MKNKPKFFIVLKTEFKEKIYKNRLQVIKFLIICFIPFLYGFICSWAFWDPLASVSNIPLAIVNKDDAPCINYVVKKNGPDEQNLLTSPKINYSNTQSAAGCQSNGEQWFAGLGIGEDYQLQTRFESMIDLAIKNNDWYNPTTESLEIEQGEMKINLQYLANEKANFSPNDKYWGQLNISSGYTEHTFKTLRLLEHFKDEPSGKDSLKVELQYLINNKPDFWTTYKQNFLAGQVLYTFTQIKTALIHDTLPTVLAPSLFWLFAKLDNEGNYYIQGKDFENYLFNIVDILNPNRDVGKIILDLTQIFAPDLYDTVKDVLTFLSIQGQAIVTNYLQEIFPDLEAHISWNEYNTKMKESIASWNDLSQGIFEIPTHIQGYQFGKYGIGLGEFFIVIAMWVGVLMQTFIFDRAARTKFTTGVQHYFSKLILMLATTVIQTVILGISLAILGFSVLGWGGFLAFFVWLIFSSLIFTVIEHAIWFAPKDGDVGKFIIVLYLILNLTAGWGTFPSFLQADFFNTLSVITPFKYVVHGMGDIIYGISTGEGNLWQYQKEILINSGILLIWIPVLIIISLGLTTLWRKEELFGTINNKKIKTSLEKLNLVASHYGTNYLLRNLTDQELEKLEKNVWQLNEKEFNAKNKAKINHLVVKYNETNKQKYQKQIEKLKAKKFVGIEKNEDRDSIL; this comes from the coding sequence ATGAAAAATAAGCCAAAATTTTTCATTGTCTTAAAGACGGAGTTTAAAGAAAAAATTTATAAGAATAGATTACAAGTTATAAAGTTTTTAATAATTTGCTTTATTCCTTTTTTGTATGGTTTTATTTGTAGTTGAGCCTTCTGAGACCCTTTAGCAAGTGTTTCAAATATTCCCTTAGCAATTGTAAATAAAGATGATGCGCCATGTATTAATTATGTTGTTAAAAAAAATGGCCCAGATGAACAAAACCTATTAACAAGCCCAAAGATTAATTATAGTAATACACAAAGTGCTGCCGGTTGTCAAAGTAATGGGGAACAGTGATTTGCCGGATTGGGGATTGGTGAAGACTATCAATTGCAAACGCGGTTTGAAAGTATGATTGATTTAGCAATTAAAAATAATGACTGATATAATCCGACAACAGAAAGTTTAGAAATTGAACAAGGAGAAATGAAAATTAATTTGCAATACTTAGCAAATGAAAAAGCAAATTTTAGTCCAAATGATAAGTATTGAGGACAATTAAATATTAGTAGTGGTTATACTGAGCATACATTTAAAACTCTTCGTTTATTAGAACATTTTAAAGATGAACCCAGTGGTAAAGATAGTTTAAAAGTAGAATTACAATATCTAATTAATAACAAACCAGATTTTTGGACAACCTATAAACAAAATTTTTTGGCTGGCCAAGTTCTATATACTTTTACCCAAATTAAAACAGCTTTGATTCATGATACTTTACCAACAGTTTTAGCTCCATCACTATTTTGATTATTTGCCAAATTAGATAATGAAGGAAATTATTATATTCAAGGGAAAGATTTTGAGAATTATCTTTTTAATATTGTTGACATTCTAAATCCAAACCGGGATGTTGGAAAAATTATTTTAGATTTAACACAGATTTTTGCACCAGATTTATATGATACTGTTAAAGACGTTTTAACTTTTCTTTCAATCCAAGGACAAGCAATTGTGACAAATTACTTACAAGAAATTTTTCCTGATTTAGAGGCTCATATTAGTTGAAATGAATATAATACAAAAATGAAAGAAAGTATTGCGTCATGGAATGATTTAAGCCAAGGAATATTTGAAATACCAACCCATATTCAAGGTTATCAATTTGGAAAATACGGGATTGGTTTAGGGGAATTTTTCATTGTAATTGCAATGTGAGTCGGAGTTTTGATGCAAACATTTATTTTTGATCGAGCAGCACGAACAAAATTTACTACAGGAGTCCAGCATTATTTTTCAAAATTAATTTTAATGTTAGCAACAACGGTGATTCAAACTGTTATACTTGGAATTAGTTTAGCAATTTTAGGGTTTAGTGTATTGGGATGAGGGGGTTTTTTGGCTTTCTTTGTCTGGCTAATATTTAGTAGTTTAATTTTTACGGTGATAGAACATGCGATTTGATTTGCCCCAAAAGATGGCGATGTTGGTAAATTCATTATTGTGTTATATTTAATTTTAAACCTAACAGCGGGGTGAGGAACGTTCCCATCATTTTTACAAGCAGATTTCTTTAATACTTTATCGGTAATTACTCCGTTCAAATATGTTGTTCATGGGATGGGTGACATTATTTACGGGATTTCAACGGGAGAAGGTAATTTATGACAATACCAAAAAGAAATCTTAATTAATAGTGGTATTTTACTAATCTGAATCCCAGTTTTAATAATTATTTCATTAGGATTAACAACGTTATGACGGAAAGAAGAATTATTTGGAACTATTAATAATAAAAAAATTAAAACAAGTTTAGAAAAATTAAATCTTGTGGCAAGTCATTATGGAACTAATTATTTGTTAAGAAACTTAACTGACCAAGAGTTAGAAAAGTTAGAAAAAAATGTATGGCAATTAAATGAAAAAGAATTTAATGCAAAAAATAAGGCAAAAATTAATCACTTAGTAGTTAAGTACAACGAAACTAACAAACAAAAATATCAAAAACAAATTGAAAAACTGAAAGCGAAAAAATTTGTTGGCATTGAGAAAAATGAAGATCGTGATTCAATTTTATAA